The stretch of DNA CTGGGCAATTTGCCGCGTAAGATTGCTGAGCTTTTTATCGCTATTAACGAGAGGGTCTCCACCGCTATAAATAACTTCAGTAATAGAGGGGTCATTGCGAATATAATCCAACGCTTGGTGCCATTGCAGAGTACTATTTTGATTCTCTGCATAAGGAAAATGACGACGAAAACAATAGCGGCAGTTAATCGCGCAAGCACCGGTCAAAATTAGTAACACGCGGCCGTGGTATTTATGAATGATGCCAGGTTGTACATTAGCGCTGGATTCTGCCAATGGATCAGTTAAGTAGCCCGGTGTTTGTGCGGTCTCCACCTTTAGTGGCAGTACTTGCTGTAGCAGAGGGTCGCTTAAATCGCCGGGTACAATTCTTTCAACAAAGGAGTGTGGTACCCGCACCGTAAAGTCCAAATCCGAACTAGACCGCTGGCGAGCTTCCTCTATATTATTCCCCGTAATTTTGAGCAGATGTGCAACACTCGTGATTGAGTTGGAGAGTTGAGCCTGCCAACTTATCGCGTGTACTAAGGGCTCTGATCGCGGTATCATTACGTCCGAATTTTTCATGGCTATTTTCACAGTGAGGCAACATGGCTAGCTATTCTACCAATGAATTTCGTTCGGGTCTTAAAGTAATGTTGGACGGAGACCCCTGTAACATACTAGAGAACGAGTTTGTAAAGCCCGGCAAAGGGCAGGCATTTAATCGCGTTAAATTACGTAACCTAAAAAATGGGCGTGTCTGGGAGCGAACCTTTAAATCTGGGGATAGTTTGGAAGGTGCCGATGTGATGGATAGAGATATGGAATATCTCTATACCGATGGTGAATTCTGGCATTTTATGATGACAGATGGTTCTTACGAACAGCATGCTGGCGATGCTAAAGCGATAGAGGCTTCTCTTGATTGGTTGAAAGAGCAGGATGTTTATACGGTGACGCTATATAACGGTGCCGTGTTATCGGTGAGTCCGCCTAATTTTGTTGAGCTGGAAGTTATAGAAACCGATCCTGGGCTAAAGGGTGATACGGCTCAGGGTGGCACTAAACCGGCGACTCTCAGCACCGGTGCCGTG from Pseudomonadales bacterium encodes:
- the epmB gene encoding EF-P beta-lysylation protein EpmB yields the protein MKNSDVMIPRSEPLVHAISWQAQLSNSITSVAHLLKITGNNIEEARQRSSSDLDFTVRVPHSFVERIVPGDLSDPLLQQVLPLKVETAQTPGYLTDPLAESSANVQPGIIHKYHGRVLLILTGACAINCRYCFRRHFPYAENQNSTLQWHQALDYIRNDPSITEVIYSGGDPLVNSDKKLSNLTRQIAQIAHVKRLRIHTRLPIVIPERVTDELLDWLSNSRLHLSIVLHTNHANELDTSVAHAIEKLRQSRITLLNQSVLLKGINDTVPALAQLSEKLFEMGVLPYYLHLLDKVQGAAHFDISPDTAKTLVGKLTALLPGYLVPKLVFEEPGKASKTLLTPIN
- the efp gene encoding elongation factor P produces the protein MASYSTNEFRSGLKVMLDGDPCNILENEFVKPGKGQAFNRVKLRNLKNGRVWERTFKSGDSLEGADVMDRDMEYLYTDGEFWHFMMTDGSYEQHAGDAKAIEASLDWLKEQDVYTVTLYNGAVLSVSPPNFVELEVIETDPGLKGDTAQGGTKPATLSTGAVVRVPLFVNIGDVLKVDTRTGEYQNRVGK